The Erpetoichthys calabaricus chromosome 5, fErpCal1.3, whole genome shotgun sequence genome has a segment encoding these proteins:
- the LOC114641729 gene encoding zona pellucida sperm-binding protein 4-like isoform X7: MERLDCWYLFWLVLCVSGAHLAASRSGDVIKKCDDVDSMMTLSFAGSPHIFLQKTRGGLVKVTKDLPGIFLRVIAGRTTLTVPFSSSYAHVSEQGSQYVVTIAVGSRSNVKTFTCPKPARRSVSVAERCAVADSEKLPCGGSSSISQADCEANNCCYDSSSSTSPCYYANDVTVQCTLDGQFVVVVSENVTLPPLDLASILLVDSSSPSCSPVTSLSSFVMYQFPVSACGSTVQLAGGNVTYQNTMSAAITVSSGPDGSITRDSVYKLFFQCTYSGSQDVQVEAEVYTVAPPLPVVEQGPFDLELVIATDSSYGYYYVDADYPVTKTLRDPVAVEVHIVNRTDPNLVLTLGDCWVTPGPSASSQPQWSLLVNGCPYTGDNYLTSLVTVDSTSGVAYPSHYKRFVFEMFAFVDPVAQQALAEKIFIYCVAAACYPSATDPCSQTCPFRRSGRAADKVELMAPARKNVLLHSGPVILEADQVETSRLEQKASLPTGYLVLGAAATLVMVVLILAVLAVRRLNWQNVNQKF, from the exons ATGGAGCGTTTGGATTGCTGGTATCTTTTCTGGCTGGTTTTGTGCGTGTCGGGCGCTCATCTTGCAGCTTCTCGGTCAGGGGACGTGATTAAGAAATGTGACGACGTCGACAGCATGATGACTCTGTCATTTGCTGGTTCTCCGCACATTTTTCTTCAGA AGACTAGAGGCGGACTGGTAAAGGTGACCAAAGACCTCCCAGGAATTTTTCTCCGAGTAATAGCTGGCCGCACCACACTAACGGTCCCCTTTTCTTCGTCGTACGCTCACGTGTCTGAGCAG GGCTCCCAGTATGTCGTGACCATTGCTGTTGGATCAAGATCAAATGTGAAAACCTTCACCTGTCCTAAGCCAG CTCGTCGATCGGTGAGTGTTGCTGAGAGATGTGCAGTTGCAGACAGTGAGAAGCTCCCTTGTGGAGGGTCTTCATCCATTAGTCAAGCGGACTGTGAAGCCAACAACTGTTGCTACGATTCAAGCAGCAGCACCAGTCCATGCTACTATGCCAATGATG TGACTGTGCAGTGCACCCTGGATGGCCAGTTTGTGGTGGTGGTGTCTGAGAATGTGACCCTTCCTCCCCTGGATCTTGCGTCCATCCTGTTGGTGGACAGCAGTTCCCCCAGTTGCAGCCCTGTGACCAGCCTGTCTAGCTTTGTCATGTACCAGTTTCCAGTCAGTGCCTGTGGCAGCACAGTTCAG cTGGCTGGTGGAAATGTGACCTACCAGAACACCATGTCTGCTGCCATCACTGTGAGCAGTGGTCCAGATGGCTCCATCACCAGGGACAGTGTCTACAA GTTATTCTTCCAGTGCACCTACTCGGGAAGCCAGGATGTGCAAGTGGAGGCTGAGGTGTATACTGTGGCGCCACCTCTTCCAGTAGTAGAGCAAGGGCCGTTTGACCTGGAATTGGTCATTGCAACAG ATTCCTCCTACGGCTACTACTATGTAGATGCAGACTACCCAGTGACCAAAACTCTGAGGGATCCTGTGGCTGTGGAAGTGCACATCGTGAACAGGACTGACCCAAACCTTGTTCTGACTCTTGGGGACTGCTGGGTCACCCCAGGACCTTCTGCCTCCAGCCAGCCACAGTGGAGTCTTCTAGTGAATGG ATGTCCATACACGGGGGACAACTATTTGACCAGCTTGGTGACAGTGGACAGCACATCTGGAGTGGCCTACCCAAGTCATTACAAGAGATTTGTGTTTGAGATGTTTGCTTTTGTGGACCCTGTAGCTCAGCAAGCCTTGGCTGAAAAG ATCTTCATCTACTGTGTTGCTGCTGCCTGCTATCCCTCTGCCACAGACCCTTGTTCTCAAACTTGCCCCTTTAGAA GATCTGGCAGAGCTGCAGACAAGGTGGAACTGATGGCTCCTGCCAGGAAGAATGTGCTCCTTCACAGTGGTCCTGTAATCTTGGAGGCTGACCAG